The DNA sequence AAATAGACGTATGCATAAATGCAAATTAGTCCAATAAAATCTTTGGAGCTTGCTTTGGTGTGTccaccaggaaaaaaaataaaattaaatgaataaagTAGAATACTCGTGCTGCCCTCCTATCATCCTCCACTTGTGGGTCCTACATCAAAAGGCATTCCCCCtctaaaatataataataataggccTTTTGAGTACGAGAAGCACTATAAATACTAGCTAGCATGAATTACAGAAGGTAAGAGAAGCATGCAATATCTTCCATTTGTTCTACTCGGTTTTCTTCGGGTGTATTATAACCTTGATCAGGTTTTTAGAATTTTCGTCCTTGTCTAAAACTGCAAGAAACCTAGAAGggaaaattttcatcttttggGTATCTGCACTGCAGTACTGAGGTATGTGGCAAACCATTTGATTTGTGCTTTAATATAATTACCTTTTCAATTCCATATCTAACGGGTTTTTGATCTTTGGTATGAATCGGACAGATAGAATGACGAGATCAGAGAGCTCTTCTATAGATATTGAGCATCTCAGAGAAAAGCTTCTTCCGACCTCCAATCCGTCCTCGTTACCAACTTCTTGTATTTACAGAGTCGACAAAAGAATTCGCAAATTAAACGAAGATGCCTACACTCCAGACACGATCTCCATCGGCCCTTATCACCGTGACGTCGACAAGAAAAACTTGCAGATGCAAGACATGGAAGACGTTAAGAGGCGATACGTAAAGGCACTGCTTGATCGAACAAGTGAAACACCCAGTCTGGAAAGTTATGTGAAAGCTCTCAAGGAGTTAGAAGCTGATCCAAAAACTGATCCCCGTAAGTGTTACTCAGAGCCCATTATCAATAACTTAAACAACAAAGAAGTCAACTTCCTAGAAATTATGCTCCTTGATGGCTTGTTCATCATTGAGTTATTTCGGAAACATTCACATGTTGTTAAGCTTAAGGAAGATGATAATGATCCCATATTCAAGTCCAATTTAAGGAGAACAAGGATTGTACGTGACTTGGTATTGCTTGAAAATCAAATACCCATGTCTGTTCTTGAAAAGTTATTCGAGCTAAGTAAGTGTCCTAACTCTGATAGATTCTCACTCATCGAATTGGCCCTCATATTCTTTGAGAATTTGATACCGGATGGTCTAAACAAGTATGATAAAATCACCAATAATACACACAAGCACTTACTGGATCTCTTAAGCTGCACACTCGATGGTGCGCCGACAGAGCAAGAATCAAGAACAGAAGAAATAAAAGCACTAGAATCTCTGCCATGTGCGACGGAGCTCCGGCGTTCCGGTATTAATTTTAAAGCCTCACGAAATTATAATTTGTTCGACATAAGGTTTAGCAAAGGAGAATTTGAAATCCCTACACTATGTGTTGATGACTACACAGTTTCCTTTTTCCGAAACCTCATTGCTTACGAGCCACAAAGTATTGGAGGTAGGCACCGCATAACATCATATGCCCTCTTGATGGATCACCTTATTGACACTGCTAGTGACGTGGCACTTCTTCTTCGTCGTGGAATTATTAAGAATCACCTGGGTGACAATGAGAAGGTGTCGTTTCTATTCAATACACTCTACAGAGAAATTTCAAGCGGGGATAAGTTCTGTTATGGTACTCTCTGCGTGAATGTGAATAAATATCATAATAACCATTATCACAAGTGGGGAGCGAATTTCAAGCGCAACTATTGCAGCAGTCCATGGAAGATTATTTCATTGCTTGCAGGAGTTATATTACTTTTTCTCACTTTCTGCGGTACCCTTTTTACCGCCCTCCCATTCTTCGGTGTTAAAGAATTCATTTAAGTCCTTGTAATATAGGTTGTGTGAGAGATGTGTCAAGTGTGTGTTGCTGTTATTAGTGGATATCCATGTGTCAATCCATGG is a window from the Macadamia integrifolia cultivar HAES 741 unplaced genomic scaffold, SCU_Mint_v3 scaffold2545, whole genome shotgun sequence genome containing:
- the LOC122066722 gene encoding UPF0481 protein At3g47200-like, whose protein sequence is MTRSESSSIDIEHLREKLLPTSNPSSLPTSCIYRVDKRIRKLNEDAYTPDTISIGPYHRDVDKKNLQMQDMEDVKRRYVKALLDRTSETPSLESYVKALKELEADPKTDPRKCYSEPIINNLNNKEVNFLEIMLLDGLFIIELFRKHSHVVKLKEDDNDPIFKSNLRRTRIVRDLVLLENQIPMSVLEKLFELSKCPNSDRFSLIELALIFFENLIPDGLNKYDKITNNTHKHLLDLLSCTLDGAPTEQESRTEEIKALESLPCATELRRSGINFKASRNYNLFDIRFSKGEFEIPTLCVDDYTVSFFRNLIAYEPQSIGGRHRITSYALLMDHLIDTASDVALLLRRGIIKNHLGDNEKVSFLFNTLYREISSGDKFCYGTLCVNVNKYHNNHYHKWGANFKRNYCSSPWKIISLLAGVILLFLTFCGTLFTALPFFGVKEFI